A stretch of Telopea speciosissima isolate NSW1024214 ecotype Mountain lineage chromosome 11, Tspe_v1, whole genome shotgun sequence DNA encodes these proteins:
- the LOC122645731 gene encoding ent-kaurenoic acid oxidase 2-like has protein sequence MEMSGLLCAVGFTVLFGGMVALFGLIKNVNVWLYETKLGEKRFNLPPGDLGWPFIGNMWTFLRAFKSNDPDSFFVSYYNRYSRIPGVYKAYMFGNPCIMVTAPEPAKQVLMDDENFGAGWPKATLELIGKKSFIGISDEEHKRLRKLTAAPVNGHEALSVYMKYIEETAVSSLEKWSGMGEIEFLTELRRFTFRIIMYIFLGTESEQIMTDLEKEYTALNHGVRAMAIDIPGFAYHKALKARRKLVAVFQSAVNERRQRKAGGISDPGRRKDMMDALLDVKDEKGRELNDEEIIDVLLMYLNAGHESSGHITMWATLFLQHHPEVFKKAKVEQEEIVKNRPPGQKGLTLKEVRQMDYLSKVIDETLRIINISLVVFREARKDMNLSGYLVPKGWKVLVWFRTVNLDPEIYPNPKEFNPSRWDDYIPKPGTFLPFGAGNRLCPGNDLAKLEISIFLHHFLLNYQLERLDPASSLRYLPHTRPADNCRARIEKVSSPAV, from the exons ATGGAGATGAGTGGGTTACTGTGTGCGGTGGGTTTCACAGTTTTGTTTGGTGGGATGGTTGCTTTGTTTGGGTTGATCAAGAATGTGAATGTTTGGTTATATGAAACCAAATTGGGTGAGAAAAGGTTTAACCTCCCTCCAGGCGATCTGGGTTGGCCTTTCATTGGTAATATGTGGACTTTCCTCAGAGCTTTCAAGTCCAATGATCCTGATTCCTTCTTCGTCAGCTATTACAACAG ATATAGTCGAATCCCTGGAGTTTACAAAGCCTACATGTTTGGAAACCCATGTATCATGGTTACAGCACCTGAACCTGCAAAACAAGTCTTGATGGATGATGAAAATTTCGGAGCCGGTTGGCCTAAAGCCACTCTTGAATTGATTGGAAAGAAATCCTTCATAGGCATCTCCGACGAAGAACATAAGCGTCTCCGGAAGCTAACTGCAGCTCCTGTCAATGGCCATGAAGCATTATCTGTTTACATGAAGTATATTGAGGAAACTGCAGTGTCTTCCCTGGAGAAATGGTCTGGTATGGGTGAAATTGAGTTCTTGACAGAGCTCAGAAGGTTCACTTTCAGGATAATTATGTACATTTTCCTTGGCACCGAGAGCGAACAAATTATGACAGATCTAGAGAAGGAATATACTGCTCTTAACCATGGAGTCAGAGCCATGGCCATTGATATCCCCGGATTCGCGTATCATAAAGCACTCAAG GCTCGGAGAAAACTGGTAGCTGTTTTTCAATCTGCTGTGAATGAAAGAAGGCAGAGGAAAGCTGGTGGTATTTCTGATCCCGGCAGGAGGAAAGACATGATGGATGCTCTGCTAGATGTCAAAGATGAAAAGGGCAGAGAATTGAATGATGAGGAGATTATTGATGTTCTTCTCATGTACTTAAATGCTGGCCATGAATCTTCCGGCCACATCACGATGTGGGCAACTCTCTTCCTCCAACACCACCCAGAAGTATTCAAGAAAGCAAAG GTGGAGCAAGAGGAGATTGTAAAGAATCGACCACCTGGGCAGAAGGGATTGACACTAAAGGAAGTCAGACAAATGGATTATCTTTCTAAG GTGATCGATGAAACTCTGCGTATCATTAATATCTCACTAGTGGTTTTCCGGGAGGCCAGAAAAGATATGAATTTGAGTG GTTACCTTGTACCCAAGGGATGGAAAGTTTTGGTCTGGTTCAGGACTGTTAATTTGGATCCTGAAATTTATCCTAATCCAAAGGAATTCAATCCATCCAGATGGGAT GATTACATACCAAAACCAGGAACTTTCCTTCCCTTTGGAGCAGGAAACAGGCTTTGCCCTGGAAATGATCTTGCAAAGCTAGAGATCAGTATTTTTCTCCACCATTTTCTCCTCAATTATCA GCTCGAACGGCTTGATCCAGCATCTTCACTGAGGTACTTACCTCATACAAGGCCTGCAGACAATTGCCGAGCAAGAATTGAGAAAGTCTCATCACCAGCTGTGTAA